A genome region from Mesorhizobium sp. B2-1-8 includes the following:
- a CDS encoding GNAT family N-acetyltransferase, giving the protein MSTTIVPLAPDLWPEFEDLFGKQGACYGCWCTHFRLAPAARRESSRERNKDHIKARIEAGPPPGVLAFEDGKAVGWMQIGPRADVPEWNNKGRGSAPIDPADASDPAVWAISCFFIRTKARGRGITHRLVEGGIDFARRNGARLVEACPIDLSRDSRSIGLFVGSSRVFEKAGFERLVERKAGRPLMRLIL; this is encoded by the coding sequence ATGAGCACGACCATAGTGCCGCTGGCGCCTGACCTCTGGCCTGAATTCGAGGATCTTTTCGGCAAGCAGGGCGCCTGCTACGGCTGCTGGTGCACGCATTTCCGGCTGGCTCCGGCGGCGCGGCGCGAGAGCAGCCGTGAACGCAACAAGGATCACATCAAGGCGCGCATCGAAGCCGGCCCACCGCCCGGCGTGCTGGCTTTCGAGGATGGCAAGGCGGTCGGCTGGATGCAGATCGGGCCACGAGCCGACGTGCCCGAATGGAACAACAAGGGCAGGGGTTCGGCGCCGATCGATCCCGCCGACGCGTCCGATCCGGCCGTTTGGGCGATCTCGTGCTTTTTCATCCGCACCAAGGCGCGCGGCAGGGGCATCACGCACCGCCTCGTCGAAGGCGGCATCGATTTCGCCCGCAGGAACGGGGCACGGCTTGTCGAGGCCTGCCCGATCGACCTGTCCCGCGATTCGCGTTCGATCGGCCTGTTCGTCGGCTCGTCGCGGGTTTTCGAGAAGGCCGGGTTCGAGAGGCTTGTGGAGCGCAAGGCCGGCCGGCCGCTGATGCGGCTGATATTGTAA
- a CDS encoding DUF3572 domain-containing protein, with amino-acid sequence MANAASMREEAETIAVKALGFVAADPELLPRFLAITGIEAHSIRRAAGEPGFLAGVLQFILAHEPTLMRFAEGTGIPPAAVGKALRALPLGDDNHERST; translated from the coding sequence ATGGCAAACGCAGCGTCAATGCGCGAAGAGGCCGAAACCATTGCCGTGAAGGCATTGGGCTTCGTTGCCGCGGATCCGGAGCTTTTGCCGCGCTTTCTGGCGATTACGGGAATAGAGGCGCATTCGATCCGCAGGGCGGCCGGCGAGCCGGGTTTCCTCGCCGGCGTCCTGCAGTTCATCCTCGCCCACGAGCCGACTTTGATGCGCTTCGCCGAGGGAACCGGCATCCCGCCGGCGGCTGTCGGCAAGGCGTTGCGCGCCTTGCCGCTTGGCGACGACAATCACGAGCGTTCCACATGA
- a CDS encoding response regulator: MPKKVMIVEDNELNMKLFRDLIEASGYETVRTRNGLEALDLARQHRPDLILMDIQLPEVSGLEVTKWLKEDDDLHVIPVIAVTAFAMKGDEERIRQGGCEAYISKPISVPRFIETIKSYLGDA; encoded by the coding sequence ATGCCTAAGAAGGTCATGATCGTCGAGGACAACGAGCTCAATATGAAGCTCTTTCGGGACCTCATCGAAGCAAGCGGTTACGAGACGGTGCGCACCCGCAACGGCCTGGAAGCGCTCGACCTGGCGCGCCAACACCGGCCGGACCTTATCCTGATGGACATCCAACTGCCAGAAGTCTCGGGGCTGGAAGTGACCAAATGGCTGAAGGAGGACGACGATTTGCACGTCATCCCGGTCATTGCCGTGACTGCTTTCGCGATGAAAGGCGACGAGGAGCGCATCCGCCAAGGTGGCTGCGAGGCCTATATTTCGAAGCCGATCTCGGTGCCGCGCTTCATCGAAACCATCAAATCCTATCTGGGCGATGCCTGA
- a CDS encoding PleD family two-component system response regulator, translating into MTARILVVDDIPANVRLLEVRLLAEYFEVLTATNGPDAIETCENGKIDVVLLDVMMPDMDGFEVCRRLKSDPATSHIPVVMITALDQVSDRVRGLEAGADDFLTKPVNDLQLMTRVKSLVRLKSLTDELRLRASTTRNIGIEELLSRNFASQDTTPKVLLIDERKSSVERIQKMLRERADVDVTGDPHAGFFQAAETPYECVMISTAFADFDPLRLCSQLRSLDRTRFVPIILLAEEGEDERIIRGLELGINDYLMRPIDQQELTARLRTQVRRKRYNDQLRASVTQTIEMAVTDGLTGLHNRRYLDSHLQTLFDRAVARRRPLSVMITDLDRFKSINDTHGHDGGDEVLREFARRLRKNVRGIDLACRFGGEEFVVVMPDTDGTVAEKVAERIRAEIAQMPFAIGADGKTIEVTVSVGVSSVLKGVDTVAALMKRADLALYEAKSGGRNRVVAKAA; encoded by the coding sequence ATGACCGCGCGGATCCTCGTCGTCGACGACATCCCTGCCAATGTGAGGCTGCTGGAAGTCCGGCTGCTTGCCGAATATTTCGAGGTGCTGACCGCCACCAACGGGCCCGACGCGATCGAGACCTGCGAGAACGGCAAAATCGATGTCGTGCTGCTCGACGTGATGATGCCCGATATGGACGGGTTCGAGGTCTGCCGGCGGCTGAAGAGCGATCCGGCGACGTCGCACATTCCGGTGGTGATGATCACGGCTCTCGACCAGGTTTCCGACCGCGTGCGCGGGCTGGAGGCCGGCGCCGACGACTTCCTGACCAAGCCGGTCAACGACCTGCAACTGATGACGCGCGTGAAGAGCCTTGTCCGCCTGAAGTCGCTGACCGACGAGCTTCGGCTGCGCGCCTCGACCACACGCAACATCGGCATCGAAGAACTTTTGAGCCGCAATTTCGCGTCCCAGGATACCACGCCGAAAGTGCTTCTGATCGACGAGCGCAAATCGTCGGTCGAGCGCATCCAGAAGATGTTGCGCGAACGTGCCGACGTCGACGTCACCGGCGATCCGCATGCCGGGTTCTTCCAGGCCGCCGAAACCCCCTATGAATGCGTGATGATCTCGACGGCCTTCGCCGACTTCGATCCGCTCAGGCTCTGCTCGCAACTGCGCTCGCTCGACCGCACCCGTTTCGTGCCGATCATCCTTTTGGCGGAGGAGGGCGAGGATGAGCGCATCATCCGTGGGCTTGAACTCGGCATCAACGACTATCTGATGCGGCCGATCGACCAGCAGGAACTGACGGCGCGGCTGCGCACCCAGGTGCGCCGCAAGCGCTACAATGACCAATTGCGCGCCAGCGTCACCCAGACCATCGAAATGGCCGTGACCGATGGCCTGACCGGTCTGCACAACCGCCGCTATCTCGACAGCCATCTGCAGACGCTGTTCGACCGCGCCGTGGCGCGCCGCCGGCCGCTGTCGGTGATGATCACCGATCTCGACCGCTTCAAGTCTATCAATGACACGCATGGTCACGATGGCGGCGACGAGGTGTTGCGCGAATTCGCGCGGCGGCTGCGCAAGAACGTCAGGGGTATCGATCTTGCCTGCCGGTTCGGCGGCGAGGAGTTCGTGGTCGTGATGCCGGACACAGACGGCACCGTGGCCGAGAAGGTGGCCGAGCGCATCCGCGCCGAAATCGCCCAGATGCCGTTCGCCATCGGTGCCGACGGCAAGACGATCGAGGTCACCGTCAGCGTTGGGGTGTCATCGGTGCTGAAGGGCGTGGATACGGTGGCGGCGCTGATGAAGCGCGCCGATCTCGCGCTCTACGAAGCCAAGAGCGGCGGCCGCAACCGCGTCGTTGCCAAGGCGGCCTGA
- a CDS encoding FAD-dependent monooxygenase yields the protein MPEWLSGGQVRRDHAVVIVGGGPTGLMLAGELALASVDVAIVERRPNQELIGSRAGGLHARTIEVLDQRGIADRFLSQGQRSPSVGFHMIRLDVSDFPTRHNYLLALRQNHIERILADWISELGVPICRGQDVTGFAQDDGGVDVELSGGQRLRTQYLVGCDGGRSMIRKAAGIALDGWDPTMSWMIAEVEMAEEPALGFRSDAHGIHAIGKVEEGGRLGVVLTERQLTIGGEPTLRDLSEALVAVYGTDYGVHSPTWISRFTDMTRQAAAYRDRRILLAGDAAHIHPPMGGQGLNIGVQDAVNLGWKLAQVVKLISPDSLLDSYHAERHPVAARVLRNALAQVALRRMDARTKALGDTFAELLAMDGPRKRIAADMSGLGVHYDLGEGHALLGRRMADLDLLTANGPLRLFTLLHDARPVLLNFGEPGRLDIAPWTDRIRQIDAGYAGAWELPVLGTVAVPDAVLIRPDGYVAWVGVGTQQGLADALTRWFGPAAVHPSEHGASQPPWAED from the coding sequence ATGCCGGAATGGTTGTCAGGAGGCCAAGTGCGTCGGGACCACGCGGTGGTGATCGTCGGAGGCGGTCCGACCGGGTTGATGCTGGCTGGCGAACTCGCATTGGCAAGCGTCGATGTGGCCATTGTCGAGCGGCGCCCGAACCAGGAACTCATCGGCTCGCGCGCGGGTGGCCTGCACGCACGCACCATCGAGGTTCTCGACCAGCGCGGAATTGCCGACCGATTCTTATCGCAGGGACAGCGATCGCCGTCCGTCGGCTTCCACATGATCCGGCTGGACGTCAGCGATTTTCCCACGCGGCACAATTATCTGCTGGCGCTGCGGCAAAACCATATCGAGCGGATATTGGCGGACTGGATCAGCGAGTTGGGAGTGCCGATCTGTCGCGGACAGGACGTCACGGGTTTTGCACAGGATGATGGTGGCGTCGATGTCGAGCTGTCCGGTGGCCAGCGGTTGCGGACGCAGTATCTCGTCGGCTGCGACGGCGGACGCAGCATGATCCGCAAGGCGGCGGGCATCGCGTTGGACGGATGGGATCCGACGATGAGCTGGATGATCGCCGAGGTCGAGATGGCGGAGGAACCAGCATTGGGCTTTCGCAGCGACGCCCATGGTATTCATGCGATTGGCAAGGTCGAGGAAGGTGGCCGGCTGGGTGTCGTGCTGACCGAGAGACAACTGACCATTGGTGGCGAACCGACACTGCGCGATCTCAGCGAGGCGCTCGTCGCGGTGTATGGCACCGATTACGGGGTCCACAGTCCGACCTGGATTTCGCGGTTCACCGACATGACGCGCCAGGCTGCCGCTTACCGCGACAGACGTATTCTGCTGGCCGGCGACGCCGCGCACATCCATCCCCCGATGGGCGGACAGGGCCTCAACATCGGTGTGCAGGACGCAGTCAACCTTGGATGGAAACTGGCACAGGTGGTCAAGCTGATATCACCGGACAGCCTGCTCGACAGCTACCATGCCGAACGCCATCCGGTCGCCGCCCGCGTGCTGCGCAACGCGCTGGCGCAGGTTGCGCTCCGTCGCATGGATGCACGCACCAAGGCTCTGGGCGACACCTTTGCCGAACTGCTCGCCATGGATGGGCCACGCAAACGGATCGCCGCGGACATGTCCGGCCTGGGTGTCCATTACGACCTCGGCGAAGGCCACGCGCTGCTTGGGCGGCGAATGGCTGACCTCGACCTGCTCACCGCCAACGGGCCGTTGCGGCTGTTTACCTTGCTGCACGACGCGCGGCCGGTGCTCCTCAATTTCGGTGAACCAGGCAGACTGGACATTGCGCCTTGGACCGACAGGATTCGGCAGATCGACGCCGGGTATGCCGGCGCCTGGGAGCTTCCCGTACTGGGAACGGTCGCTGTGCCCGACGCTGTCTTGATCCGGCCCGATGGATACGTGGCCTGGGTAGGAGTTGGGACGCAACAGGGATTGGCCGATGCGTTGACCAGATGGTTTGGGCCGGCTGCCGTGCATCCTTCCGAACATGGCGCTTCACAACCTCCTTGGGCCGAAGACTGA
- a CDS encoding FadR/GntR family transcriptional regulator, with amino-acid sequence MDQNSLPPIQTTARDDAVLKALVGFVRAEALQPGERLPTERILAERLKVSRNTVREALTRWEGLGLVERRQGSGTYLKAAVSPDMLHLPLTLAGGNDFTSLMQTLEIRRALEAEAAALCAERASPADIAEIERKLDIMEQAFRTLDGMSSEEDWEFHQAIYRVSGNPLFEQIIAAMHELFHRFWEHPLGVRDFGHASFPYHRTIYERIAARDPQGARAEALKLIATVEDDLKRGAAKLKLSDLR; translated from the coding sequence GTGGACCAGAACAGCCTGCCACCCATTCAGACGACGGCGCGCGACGACGCCGTGCTGAAGGCATTGGTGGGCTTCGTCCGCGCCGAGGCCTTGCAGCCTGGCGAGCGATTGCCGACCGAGCGCATCCTGGCCGAACGGCTCAAGGTCAGCCGCAACACGGTGCGCGAGGCGCTGACCCGGTGGGAGGGATTGGGCCTGGTCGAACGTCGGCAAGGCAGCGGCACCTATCTCAAGGCGGCCGTCTCGCCCGACATGCTGCATCTGCCGCTGACGCTGGCGGGCGGCAACGACTTCACCAGCCTGATGCAGACGCTGGAAATCCGCCGCGCGCTGGAAGCGGAAGCGGCGGCGCTGTGCGCCGAGCGGGCAAGCCCGGCCGACATTGCCGAGATCGAACGCAAGCTTGATATCATGGAGCAGGCGTTTCGCACCCTTGACGGCATGTCGTCGGAAGAGGACTGGGAATTCCACCAGGCGATCTACCGGGTCTCCGGCAATCCGCTGTTCGAACAGATCATCGCCGCCATGCACGAACTGTTCCATCGGTTCTGGGAACATCCGCTCGGTGTGCGCGATTTCGGCCATGCCAGCTTTCCCTATCACCGCACCATCTACGAGCGCATCGCGGCACGCGATCCGCAGGGCGCCCGCGCAGAGGCGCTGAAGCTCATCGCCACCGTCGAGGACGACCTGAAGCGCGGTGCGGCCAAACTCAAACTTTCGGACCTGAGATGA
- a CDS encoding PLP-dependent transferase: MNEQPAGFDQDYLAEAATLLAHDEPFPGGAVVPPIYQTSLFTFANYAEMAETFAGKRKQPIYSRGDNPTVMEFEARVAALEGAEAARGFSSGMAAISATVLAFVGAGERIVAVRNCYGDAYRLFERLLPRLDIKVDYVEGSDPDAVAAALPGAKLLYLESPTSMVFELQDLPHLTRLAKEQGIVTTIDNSWATPVFQKPITHGVDLVLHSASKYLGGHSDTVAGVVAGSAAHIKHINEQTYSYLGGKLSPFEAWLLLRGLRTLPLRLPHHMKSGLAIAERLKAHGNVERVNHPAYSNHPGKATLAGYGGLFSFEVTDDIDIPVFVDALRYFRIGVSWGGHESLVVPAKASLEQTPGLNSMARFGVSPRTIRFNVGLENVEDLWADVAQAFEKARK, encoded by the coding sequence ATGAACGAGCAGCCAGCCGGTTTCGATCAAGACTATCTCGCCGAGGCGGCGACGCTCTTGGCGCATGACGAACCGTTCCCCGGTGGCGCCGTCGTGCCACCGATCTACCAGACCTCGCTGTTCACTTTCGCCAATTATGCGGAAATGGCCGAGACATTTGCCGGCAAGCGAAAGCAGCCGATCTATTCGCGCGGCGACAATCCGACGGTCATGGAGTTCGAGGCGCGTGTCGCGGCTCTCGAAGGCGCCGAGGCCGCACGTGGGTTCTCCAGCGGCATGGCGGCGATCAGCGCCACCGTGCTTGCCTTTGTCGGGGCAGGCGAGCGCATCGTTGCGGTGCGCAATTGTTATGGCGATGCCTACCGGCTGTTCGAACGCCTCCTGCCGCGGCTCGACATCAAGGTCGACTACGTCGAGGGCTCCGACCCGGACGCGGTCGCGGCGGCATTGCCCGGCGCCAAGCTGCTCTACCTGGAAAGCCCGACCTCGATGGTGTTCGAGCTCCAGGACCTGCCGCATCTGACCCGGCTGGCAAAAGAGCAGGGCATCGTCACCACCATCGACAATTCCTGGGCGACGCCGGTTTTCCAGAAGCCGATCACGCACGGCGTCGACCTGGTGCTGCACTCGGCCTCGAAATATCTCGGTGGCCACAGCGACACGGTCGCCGGCGTGGTCGCAGGCTCGGCCGCTCATATCAAGCACATCAACGAGCAGACCTATTCCTATCTCGGTGGCAAGCTATCGCCTTTCGAGGCCTGGCTTTTGCTGCGCGGCCTGCGCACGCTGCCGCTGCGCCTGCCGCACCACATGAAGAGCGGGCTCGCCATCGCCGAGCGGCTGAAGGCGCATGGCAATGTCGAGCGGGTCAACCACCCCGCCTATTCCAACCATCCGGGCAAGGCGACGCTTGCCGGCTATGGCGGGTTGTTCTCCTTCGAGGTGACGGACGACATCGACATTCCCGTCTTCGTCGACGCGCTGAGATATTTCCGCATCGGCGTCAGCTGGGGCGGGCATGAGAGCCTGGTCGTACCGGCCAAGGCGTCGCTAGAGCAGACGCCGGGACTGAATTCGATGGCGCGCTTCGGCGTCAGCCCCCGAACCATCCGCTTCAATGTCGGATTGGAAAATGTCGAGGATCTCTGGGCGGATGTCGCTCAGGCCTTCGAAAAAGCCAGAAAATAA
- a CDS encoding ABC transporter substrate-binding protein, with protein sequence MRKLTVMLATVAGLAISAGSALADSTLKMVEVITSPPRTEFLKKQIAEFEAANPGVKVELVSLPWGQAFEKFLTMVQAGDTPDVVEMPERWMGLYANNAQLEDLGPYMAKWDDAKTLGERAKQFGSTVNNTQFMIPYGYYVNALFWNKKLFKEAGLDGPPATLEEFVADSKKISAIPGKYGYCLRGGPGAFNGMHMFMNIAAGKGGYFNEDGTSTINEEGSVKGLQMLADMYKNGLAPKDSVSWGFNETVTGFYSGTCAMLNQDPDALLGIADKMSADDFAVAPLPVGPSGKSYPTLGYAGWAMFANSQHKDDAWKLMATLLSPKDNLEWAKEVGVVPIHKGADQDPHFKTEQFKGWFTELSDSSKYEMVTPPTHLENLGNFVDQVAIKNFQEVLLGQKTAKDVADQWAAFLTKEQQDWLAKNKK encoded by the coding sequence ATGAGAAAACTGACCGTCATGCTTGCCACCGTTGCGGGGCTGGCGATTTCCGCCGGAAGCGCGCTGGCCGATTCGACCCTGAAAATGGTCGAGGTGATCACCAGCCCGCCACGCACCGAATTCCTCAAGAAGCAGATCGCCGAGTTCGAGGCGGCCAATCCGGGCGTCAAGGTCGAGCTCGTCTCGCTGCCCTGGGGGCAGGCCTTCGAAAAATTCCTGACCATGGTGCAGGCCGGCGACACGCCTGACGTGGTCGAGATGCCGGAACGCTGGATGGGGCTTTACGCCAACAATGCCCAGCTCGAGGATCTCGGCCCCTATATGGCCAAGTGGGACGACGCCAAGACGCTGGGCGAGCGTGCCAAACAGTTCGGCTCGACCGTGAACAACACCCAGTTCATGATCCCCTATGGCTACTATGTGAACGCGCTGTTCTGGAACAAGAAGCTGTTCAAGGAGGCCGGTCTCGACGGCCCGCCGGCAACGCTCGAAGAATTCGTCGCCGATTCCAAGAAGATCTCGGCCATTCCCGGCAAATACGGCTACTGCCTGCGCGGCGGGCCGGGTGCCTTCAATGGCATGCACATGTTCATGAACATCGCCGCCGGCAAGGGCGGCTATTTCAACGAAGACGGCACCTCGACCATCAATGAAGAGGGCTCGGTCAAGGGCCTGCAGATGCTAGCCGACATGTACAAGAACGGTCTTGCGCCGAAGGATTCCGTGAGCTGGGGCTTCAACGAGACCGTCACCGGCTTCTATTCCGGTACTTGCGCCATGCTTAACCAGGATCCGGACGCGCTGCTCGGCATCGCCGACAAGATGAGCGCCGACGATTTCGCCGTGGCGCCGCTGCCGGTCGGCCCAAGCGGCAAATCCTATCCGACGCTGGGCTATGCCGGCTGGGCGATGTTCGCCAATTCCCAGCACAAGGACGATGCCTGGAAGCTGATGGCGACCCTTCTGTCGCCAAAGGACAATCTGGAATGGGCCAAGGAAGTCGGGGTCGTGCCGATCCACAAGGGCGCCGACCAGGATCCCCATTTCAAGACCGAGCAGTTCAAGGGCTGGTTCACCGAGCTCAGCGACAGTTCCAAATACGAAATGGTGACGCCTCCGACGCATCTGGAAAACCTCGGCAATTTCGTCGACCAGGTGGCCATCAAGAATTTTCAGGAAGTGCTGCTTGGCCAGAAGACGGCCAAGGACGTCGCCGACCAGTGGGCTGCCTTCCTGACAAAGGAGCAGCAGGACTGGCTGGCGAAGAACAAGAAGTAA
- a CDS encoding carbohydrate ABC transporter permease, with product MTYAVSEIRSVGKPRRKWLTHAAIEPWLYLSPAIILLVVVLLVPLVIGISYSFRKFSAFKSEYVGLGQYQAMLSDQVLGQALINTLWWTVASLFFQFFLGLGLALLLDKPFRGRKAVQALVFLPWAVPSFLSGLTWAWLFNPIVGPLPHWLFALGLKAEPTNVLSDPATAMWGPIIANVWFGIPFFAITLLAALKSIPSELHEAAAIDGASPLQRFTKVTLPFLAPTIAITVMLRTIWIATFADLIFVMTEGGPAGSTNTVPVYIYVSAFKSLDKGYASAVAVLLLVLLIAYAIGLIAIRRSLVRHV from the coding sequence ATGACCTATGCCGTGTCCGAAATACGATCTGTCGGCAAGCCGCGACGTAAGTGGCTCACACACGCTGCCATCGAGCCCTGGCTTTATCTCAGCCCGGCGATCATCCTGCTGGTCGTGGTGCTGCTCGTGCCGCTGGTCATCGGCATCAGCTACTCCTTCCGCAAATTCTCTGCCTTCAAGTCGGAATATGTCGGGCTCGGGCAGTATCAGGCGATGCTGTCGGATCAGGTGCTGGGCCAGGCGCTGATCAACACGTTGTGGTGGACGGTGGCCAGCCTGTTCTTCCAATTCTTCCTCGGCCTTGGCCTGGCGCTGCTGCTCGACAAGCCGTTTCGGGGCCGCAAGGCCGTGCAGGCGCTGGTCTTCCTGCCCTGGGCGGTGCCCTCCTTCCTGTCGGGGCTGACCTGGGCCTGGTTGTTCAACCCGATCGTCGGGCCGCTGCCGCACTGGCTTTTCGCCTTGGGGCTGAAAGCCGAACCGACCAATGTGCTGTCCGATCCGGCCACCGCGATGTGGGGGCCGATCATCGCCAATGTCTGGTTCGGCATTCCGTTCTTCGCCATAACGTTGCTGGCGGCGCTGAAGTCTATCCCCTCGGAGCTGCATGAGGCGGCGGCGATCGACGGCGCTTCCCCGTTGCAACGTTTCACCAAGGTCACGCTGCCGTTCCTGGCGCCGACCATCGCCATCACGGTGATGTTGCGCACCATCTGGATCGCCACCTTCGCCGATCTGATCTTCGTCATGACGGAGGGCGGACCGGCCGGCTCGACCAACACGGTGCCGGTCTACATCTATGTCAGCGCCTTCAAGTCACTGGACAAGGGCTATGCCTCGGCTGTGGCCGTGCTGCTGCTCGTCCTGCTCATCGCCTATGCGATCGGGCTGATCGCGATCCGCCGCTCCCTTGTGAGGCACGTCTGA
- a CDS encoding carbohydrate ABC transporter permease gives MIAGRSAPQRFFGGIGLYAAIAAYVVFALFPIYWTLKISVTPERLLYSEGITFWPSHMTLQNFVTVLEATDFPRYFLNSVIVSVSTAALVTIISTLAGYAMSRFTFRGKAALALMLLLTQTFPLVMVIPPIYRVMGQIGLINSLTGLIIIYTAFNTAFATFLMQSFFDGIPKDLEEAAMIDGCTRAQAMRRVIVPLTLPGMGATLGFVFTAAWSELLFALMLISSDDQKTFAVGLLTFIGKFAVDWGQMMAASILALIPVCIFFAFLQRYLVTGLTAGAVKG, from the coding sequence ATGATCGCTGGACGCTCAGCCCCGCAGCGCTTCTTCGGCGGCATCGGCCTTTACGCCGCGATCGCCGCCTATGTGGTCTTCGCCTTGTTCCCTATCTACTGGACGCTGAAGATCTCGGTCACGCCGGAGCGGCTGCTCTATTCCGAAGGCATCACCTTCTGGCCGTCGCACATGACGTTGCAGAATTTCGTCACCGTGCTGGAGGCCACCGATTTCCCGCGCTATTTCCTCAACAGCGTCATCGTCTCGGTGTCGACGGCGGCCCTGGTGACGATCATCTCCACGCTCGCCGGCTACGCGATGTCGCGCTTTACCTTTCGCGGCAAGGCGGCACTGGCGTTGATGCTGCTTTTGACCCAGACCTTTCCTCTGGTGATGGTCATTCCGCCGATCTATCGCGTGATGGGTCAGATCGGCCTGATCAATAGCCTGACCGGGCTGATCATCATCTACACCGCCTTCAACACCGCCTTCGCCACCTTCCTAATGCAGTCTTTCTTCGACGGCATCCCGAAGGACCTCGAAGAGGCCGCGATGATCGACGGCTGTACCCGCGCGCAAGCGATGCGCCGGGTGATCGTGCCGCTGACGCTGCCCGGCATGGGCGCGACACTGGGCTTCGTCTTCACCGCCGCCTGGAGCGAGCTCTTGTTCGCGCTGATGCTGATTTCCAGCGACGACCAGAAGACCTTCGCGGTCGGCCTGCTCACCTTCATCGGCAAGTTCGCCGTCGACTGGGGGCAGATGATGGCGGCGTCCATCCTGGCGCTGATCCCGGTCTGCATCTTCTTCGCCTTCCTGCAACGTTATCTCGTCACCGGCCTGACCGCCGGCGCCGTCAAAGGATAG
- a CDS encoding ABC transporter ATP-binding protein has product MASVTLEKVRKDYGAVRVLHAVDLEIADGEFVVLVGPSGCGKSTLLRMIAGLEEASGGEIRIGDRVVNDVAPKDRDIAMVFQSYALYPHMDVSKNMGFSLMLKKAEKPAIDARVDGAAKRLGLDTFLQRLPRQLSGGQRQRVAMGRAIVRDPKVFLFDEPLSNLDAKLRVHMRAEIKALHQQLKTTSVYVTHDQIEAMTMADRIVVMHDGLIQQVGAPLDLYDRPANMFVAGFIGSPGMNFLPATVEKGGQADAVLSDGQKLRLPDGLPLRDGDVITVGLRPEHIGLADDGALQGEVGVVEPLGLSTQFYVKLAGQQLCVFAMGRAAVKPGDLVRLAADPASLHLFDPKSGDRIG; this is encoded by the coding sequence ATGGCCTCTGTCACGCTCGAAAAGGTCCGTAAGGATTATGGCGCCGTCCGCGTCCTGCATGCGGTCGATCTCGAGATCGCCGACGGCGAGTTCGTCGTCCTTGTCGGACCGTCCGGCTGCGGCAAGTCCACGCTTTTGCGCATGATCGCCGGGCTCGAGGAAGCCTCGGGCGGCGAGATACGCATCGGCGATCGGGTGGTCAACGATGTCGCGCCCAAGGACCGCGACATCGCCATGGTGTTCCAGTCCTATGCTCTCTATCCGCATATGGACGTGTCGAAGAACATGGGCTTCAGCCTAATGCTGAAGAAGGCCGAGAAGCCAGCGATCGATGCTCGCGTCGATGGCGCGGCCAAGCGGCTGGGGCTCGATACGTTCCTGCAACGCCTGCCGCGACAACTGTCCGGCGGCCAACGCCAGCGTGTCGCCATGGGCCGTGCCATCGTGCGCGATCCGAAAGTCTTCCTGTTTGACGAGCCGCTGTCGAACCTCGACGCCAAGCTGCGTGTTCACATGCGCGCCGAGATCAAGGCGCTGCACCAGCAGTTGAAGACCACCTCTGTCTACGTCACCCACGACCAGATCGAGGCTATGACCATGGCCGACCGCATCGTCGTCATGCATGACGGGCTGATCCAGCAGGTCGGCGCGCCGCTCGATCTCTATGACCGGCCGGCCAACATGTTCGTCGCCGGCTTCATCGGCTCTCCGGGGATGAATTTCCTGCCGGCGACGGTGGAGAAGGGCGGCCAGGCGGATGCCGTGTTGTCCGATGGCCAGAAGCTTCGGCTGCCGGACGGCCTGCCGCTCAGGGATGGCGACGTCATCACCGTCGGGCTGCGCCCCGAGCATATCGGGCTCGCCGATGACGGCGCCCTGCAGGGCGAGGTGGGAGTGGTGGAGCCGCTCGGCCTGTCGACGCAGTTCTACGTCAAACTGGCCGGCCAGCAGCTTTGCGTCTTTGCCATGGGCCGCGCGGCCGTGAAGCCCGGCGACTTGGTGCGGCTGGCGGCGGATCCGGCGTCGCTGCATCTGTTCGATCCGAAAAGCGGCGATCGAATCGGCTGA
- the rpmG gene encoding 50S ribosomal protein L33, whose amino-acid sequence MAKAANIKIKLLSTADTGFFYVTSKNSRTKTDKLSFRKYDPVAKKHVEFKETKIK is encoded by the coding sequence ATGGCCAAAGCCGCAAACATCAAGATCAAGCTTCTGTCGACCGCCGACACTGGTTTCTTCTACGTCACCAGCAAGAACAGCCGTACCAAGACCGACAAGCTGTCGTTCCGCAAGTACGACCCGGTCGCCAAGAAGCACGTCGAATTCAAGGAAACCAAGATCAAGTAA